A single window of Paenibacillus sp. FSL H8-0537 DNA harbors:
- a CDS encoding carbohydrate ABC transporter permease: protein MIDLKDKKWSIAGHTLMIVLSILAVAPFILLIMSSLTDEATALRNGYSFLPEKFSLEAYKYVAKEWELIGRGYLVSIFVTVVGTVGGVFITAMLAYTLSKPDLPGRGLLMFLLAFTMLFNGGLTSTYIVYTQIFHIKDTILGLLLPNLLMNAYFVVMFKNYFEHTLPGALVESARIDGATEFKIFYKIAIPLSIPMFVTVGMTAALTYWNDWMNGMYFLSTNSSIQSIQTILNNINENIKFLQQNDVGGAVSTADLPSVTVRMAIAFVGVLPMLLLFPIFQKWFVKGATAGAVKE, encoded by the coding sequence ATGATTGATTTAAAAGATAAAAAATGGTCCATTGCCGGACATACCCTGATGATTGTCCTATCCATTCTGGCTGTAGCGCCTTTCATTCTTCTCATAATGTCATCCCTCACGGATGAAGCAACCGCTCTGAGAAACGGTTACAGCTTTCTTCCGGAGAAGTTCTCGTTGGAGGCTTACAAATATGTGGCCAAGGAATGGGAGCTTATTGGGAGAGGGTACCTCGTATCGATATTCGTAACCGTCGTCGGTACGGTAGGCGGAGTATTCATTACCGCTATGCTTGCCTATACGCTAAGTAAGCCAGACCTTCCCGGCCGCGGATTACTCATGTTTCTGTTGGCCTTCACGATGTTGTTCAATGGCGGATTGACATCGACTTACATCGTGTATACGCAAATTTTCCATATCAAAGACACGATTTTAGGTTTGTTGCTTCCTAACTTACTAATGAATGCCTATTTTGTCGTCATGTTCAAAAATTATTTTGAACACACCTTACCGGGAGCACTGGTGGAATCCGCTCGAATCGACGGCGCTACTGAGTTTAAAATTTTTTATAAGATCGCAATACCGTTATCGATTCCGATGTTCGTCACAGTCGGGATGACTGCAGCTCTAACGTATTGGAACGATTGGATGAACGGGATGTACTTTCTTTCGACGAACAGCAGCATTCAAAGCATACAAACGATCTTGAACAACATTAATGAAAACATTAAGTTCCTGCAGCAGAATGACGTAGGCGGAGCAGTTTCAACGGCGGATTTGCCGTCAGTTACCGTACGTATGGCCATTGCTTTTGTCGGCGTCTTGCCAATGCTGTTATTATTCCCTATTTTCCAAAAATGGTTCGTTAAAGGCGCGACAGCTGGAGCGGTTAAGGAGTAA
- a CDS encoding ABC transporter permease subunit has translation MKATAVSKLPGTRKKKKNWKSYIPLYLMASPALIYLFINNFMPLYGMQIAFRELDFSGSIFNGTFVWFDNFKFLFASDDAWIMTRNTILYNLLFIVVGTLFAIVVAILFNEIISKRIAKVYQSAVLIPYFISMVIVSYLGFAFLSSENGFINHSILKPLGIDVVSWYSEPKYWPFILLFVNSWKGIGYSLMFYTARILTISSDYYEAAKIDGATKWQQILHITLPLLKPVVILMTIMAVGRMFYSDFGLFYQVPMNSGALYDVTMTIDTYSFRALMKLGDITMSTATGVYQSVVGFVLVIIANAVIRKYSKEDSLF, from the coding sequence ATGAAAGCAACGGCGGTATCGAAGTTGCCGGGCACGCGTAAAAAAAAGAAAAATTGGAAGTCTTATATACCTTTGTATTTGATGGCTTCGCCAGCGTTAATTTATCTTTTCATTAACAATTTCATGCCCTTGTACGGCATGCAAATCGCATTCCGGGAGCTTGATTTTTCCGGCAGCATATTCAATGGCACGTTCGTATGGTTCGATAATTTTAAGTTCTTGTTCGCTTCCGACGATGCTTGGATCATGACGCGGAATACGATTTTATACAATCTTTTATTCATTGTCGTGGGCACGTTATTTGCCATCGTCGTAGCGATCCTTTTTAACGAAATCATAAGTAAAAGGATCGCAAAGGTTTATCAGTCGGCCGTACTCATTCCATATTTCATTTCCATGGTTATTGTCAGTTACCTAGGATTCGCGTTTCTAAGCAGTGAGAACGGGTTTATTAATCACTCCATTTTGAAACCGCTAGGGATCGATGTCGTATCGTGGTACTCGGAACCGAAATATTGGCCTTTTATTCTTCTCTTTGTTAATAGCTGGAAGGGAATAGGGTATAGCTTAATGTTCTATACAGCAAGGATACTTACGATCAGCTCCGATTATTATGAGGCAGCAAAAATAGACGGAGCAACGAAATGGCAGCAAATTCTTCATATTACACTGCCTCTTCTCAAGCCCGTTGTCATCTTAATGACGATTATGGCTGTCGGCAGGATGTTCTATTCGGACTTCGGACTGTTTTACCAAGTGCCGATGAACTCGGGAGCCCTGTATGACGTCACCATGACGATCGACACGTATTCGTTCCGGGCGCTCATGAAGCTTGGCGATATCACGATGTCGACAGCAACAGGCGTGTACCAATCAGTTGTCGGGTTTGTACTCGTAATCATTGCAAATGCGGTCATTCGCAAATATAGCAAAGAAGATTCCCTATTCTGA
- a CDS encoding winged helix-turn-helix domain-containing protein produces the protein MKDEFERSYTIAGMAKLLHRLDLRFTRPTYTLEAADEGKQKEFVRERFPQLKKSNER, from the coding sequence GTGAAGGATGAGTTTGAACGAAGCTACACGATAGCGGGTATGGCCAAATTGCTGCACCGACTGGATCTGCGGTTTACCAGACCGACGTATACGCTTGAAGCAGCGGATGAAGGCAAGCAAAAGGAGTTTGTGCGCGAACGGTTTCCCCAGTTAAAAAAGAGTAATGAACGATGA